A part of Papaver somniferum cultivar HN1 unplaced genomic scaffold, ASM357369v1 unplaced-scaffold_25, whole genome shotgun sequence genomic DNA contains:
- the LOC113341174 gene encoding protein FAR1-RELATED SEQUENCE 5-like encodes MEDSINENLGEKIQTLDESNIQKDYASSVENSLGEEELFSDHLESTKETIGVEEKEDEVVLDVIQCISEEPINVVGFDSTEYFTTNKTFSSKENVTEWCREIGSQYNIVVVIKKGVNKNENHGGKGSAIVLGCERGGKYRKRNCTVSPSKCRKGTATKKCGCPFKLRSTCVDASKWNLIVKDGHHNHAPADTLLGHSFAGRLSDEEKQFVIKFHEHGMPPRQILIALRENFKKNASTLKTIDNCIQKHRVFERAGRTRMQLLHKYLDDSHYVTWNRQNSDTCEVTDIFWAHPESTLCAQCFHSVVIIDCTYKTNRWKMPLFHAAGMTSMGKKFSIAFAFMSAELTGNYEWALQHLRSLYSPTNLPSVIVTDNEQALINGIGIVFPDARGLLYKGKVSKEDGEEEEDPIKDLEDDWRRIVRMETIPLFNMGLESFVRKYEKRYPEAIKYIYESVLVNKEFFAYAWTNEVKHFGTRTSNRVEGAHSVLKRFLGNSQGGFVECWQQMHKMHESQLVTIKAKFQQTLTFMKHDHRIDDFKSLHCHISQYALDFIISEIKRLEKSRSIAENLCGCILHKTHGLPCAHMISEYRNQGKPIPLSSIDSQWRQINLFPHVSRSNVVYDYLPQLEILRRKW; translated from the exons ATGGAAGATTCCATTAATGAAAATCTAGGGGAAAAAATCCAAACCCTAGATGAATCAAACATACAAAAAGATTATGCTAGTTCTGTTGAAAACTCGTTAGGTGAAGAAGAG TTATTCTCCGATCATCTAGAATCGACCAAAGAAACTATTGGTGTTGAAGAGAAAGAGGATGAAGTCGTTTTAGATGTCATCCAATGTATTTCCGAGGAACCAATTAATGTTGTTGGTTTTGATTCCACTGAGTACTTCACCACAAATAAG ACATTTAGTTCAAAAGAAAATGTTACAGAGTGGTGTCGCGAGATTGGTAGTCAATACAACATAGTTGTTGTGATTAAAAAAGGGGTGAATAAGAATGAGAATCATGGTGGAAAGGGTTCCGCCATTGTACTTGGATGCGAGAGAGGTGGCAAATACAGAAAACGTAACTGTACAGTGAGTCCTTCTAAATGTAGGAAAGGAACTGCAACAAAAAAATGTGGATGTCCTTTTAAGTTGCGGTCGACTTGTGTAGATGCTTCGAAATGGAATTTGATTGTCAAAGATGGACACCATAACCATGCTCCAGCAGATACACTTTTGGGGCATTCGTTCGCCGGTAGACTCTCAGACGAAGAAAAACAATTTGTTATAAAATTCCACGAACACGGTATGCCACCAAGACAGATTCTCATTGCTTTAAGGGAAAATTTTAAAAAGAACGCTTCAACTTTGAAGACCATTGACAACTGCATACAAAAACATAGGGTATTCGAAAGAGCGGGTAGAACAAGAATGCAACTGCTTCATAAGTACCTGGATGATTCCCATTATGTAACATGGAATAGGCAAAATTCTGATAcatgtgaggtgactgatatctTCTGGGCACATCCAGAGTCAACATTATGTGCTCAATGTTTTCATTCTGTGGTGATTATTGATTGTACATACAAGACAAATAGATGGAAGATGCCTTTGTTTCATGCGGCGGGTATGACATCTATGGGCAAGAAATTTTCTATTGCTTTTGCATTTATGAGCGCCGAGCTAACAGGAAACTATGAATGGGCCTTGCAACATCTGAGATCACTTTACTCTCCAACAAACCTACCTTCTGTTATTGTCACCGACAACGAACAAGCTTTGATTAACGGTATTGGTATTGTTTTCCCTGATGCAAGAGGATTATTAT ACAAGGGCAAAGTTAgtaaagaagatggagaagaagaagaggatcctATAAAGGATTTAGAAGATGATTGGAGGCGCATTGTTAGGATGGAAACAATACCTTTATTCAACATGGGGTTGGAATCCTTCGTACGGAAATATGAGAAACGGTATCCTGAAGCAATCAAATATATTTATGAGAGTGTACTTGTCAATAAGGAATTTTTCGCATATGCATGGACTAATGAAGTTAAACATTTTGGAACCCGGACTTCTAATCGTGTAGAAGGTGCACATAGTGTCTTAAAGCGATTTTTGGGAAATAGTCAAGGTGGATTTGTTGAGTGCTGGCAGCAAATGCACAAGATGCATGAATCTCAACTGGTGACTATCAAAGCCAAATTTCAACAAACTTTAACCTTCATGAAGCATGATCACAGAATAGACGATTTCAAGAGTCTACATTGCCATATCTCGCAGTACGCCTTAGATTTCATCATCTCTGAAATAAAAAGATTGGAAAAGTCGAGAAGTATTGCCGAAAATTTGTGTGGATGCATTCTACACAAGACGCATGGCCTACCTTGTGCCCACATGATATCTGAATATCGGAATCAGGGTAAACCCATCCCACTTTCTTCTATCGATTCGCAATGGAGGCAGATTAATTTATTTCCACATGTTTCTCGTTCAAATGTTGTGTATGATTATCTGCCACAGTTAGAGATTTTAAGAAGAAAGTGGTAA